One window of the Dendropsophus ebraccatus isolate aDenEbr1 chromosome 12, aDenEbr1.pat, whole genome shotgun sequence genome contains the following:
- the ESAM gene encoding endothelial cell-selective adhesion molecule isoform X1 — translation MRRMSGWWSAGIRVLGALHLLIELSLALLEVNVEQKSVTAIEGQNITLPVWYSSSSQEKPYITWYIQRAQQEQTQILKYMDGDIDVAEGFHGRLNFVHKMPARNISIVINRTQATDSGQYRCYVNVRNDATVGSSNIGVIDVSILVPPSKPTCQLHGDPYIGANVTLSCRSSSGHPVPMYTWIKKATVNLFYFPPVHDAAKGTLTLTNLTSDNTGMYVCTSRNIAGVSECNITMEVKAASRTAIIVGAVVGTIVGLCCLVILALVMIYLYRRATKSVQEETENDIKEDAPAPKTLPWPKGNDSSLAYKNGTLSSMSSNRDHKPYPPKSPSDTTSINTATGSNLGYRPPYVNGRVTTPTPSMSSQSLPTYMAPTNGTYYSTSVPTNRGTLQKTNGVEPQPPRKEITIPSGVTPSNLVRMGAVPVMVPAQSQAGSLV, via the exons AACTCTCCCTGGCGCTGCTGGAAGTTAATGTGGAGCAGAAATCAGTGACAGCGATAGAAGGTCAAAATATTACACTGCCTGTCTGGTATTCAAGCAGCTCCCAAGAAAAACCGTATATCACCTGGTATATACAGCGAGCACAGCAGGAGCAGACCCAG ATCCTGAAGTACATGGACGGTGATATTGATGTTGCGGAAGGTTTTCATGGTCGCCTGAATTTTGTACATAAGATGCCGGCAAGAAACATCTCAATTGTCATTAATAGGACGCAGGCCACAGACTCCGGACAATACCGCTGCTATGTGAATGTGCGCAATGATGCCACTGTGGGCAGCAGTAACATTGGGGTGATCGATGTGTCCATCCTGG TGCCTCCTTCCAAGCCCACATGCCAGTTACATGGAGATCCTTACATTGGTGCCAATGTTACCCTCAGCTGCAGGTCTTCGTCCGGGCATCCTGTGCCCATGTACACCTGGATAAAGAAGGCGACGGTCAATTTGTTTTACTTTCCTCCTGTTCACG ATGCTGCGAAGGGGACGTTAACCTTAACCAATCTGACATCAGACAACACCGGGATGTATGTGTGCACTTCCCGAAACATCGCAGGGGTGTCTGAGTGTAACATCACCATGGAGGTGAAGGCGG CTTCCCGGACAGCGATAATTGTGGGGGCGGTCGTGGGGACAATCGTGGGACTCTGCTGTCTGGTCATCCTGGCGTTGGTGATGATTTACCTGTACAGAAGGGCAACGAAATCCGTGCAAGAAGAAACCGAGAACGACATCAA GGAGGATGCTCCAGCTCCCAAGACTCTGCCCTGGCCTAAGGGCAATGATTCCAGCCTGGCATATAAAAATGGCACCCTATCCTCCATGAGCAGCAACAGGGATCACAAGCCATACCCGCCCAAATCACCATCCGACACCACGTCCATCAACACCGCCACCGGGAGCAACCTGGGCTATAGACCTCCCTATGTCAACGGCAGAGTCACTACCCCcacccccagcatgtccagccagTCACTGCCCACCTACATGGCACCAACTAATGGCACCTACTACAGCACGAGCGTGCCAACAAACCGGGGCACCCTGCAAAAAACCAATGGGGTAGAGCCGCAGCCCCCCAGAAAGGAGATAACCATCCCATCTGGGGTCACCCCATCCAACCTGGTGCGGATGGGGGCAGTACCCGTCATGGTGCCCGCTCAGAGCCAGGCGGGCTCCCTGGTGTAA
- the ESAM gene encoding endothelial cell-selective adhesion molecule isoform X2 has protein sequence MRFGDVSVLWLELSLALLEVNVEQKSVTAIEGQNITLPVWYSSSSQEKPYITWYIQRAQQEQTQILKYMDGDIDVAEGFHGRLNFVHKMPARNISIVINRTQATDSGQYRCYVNVRNDATVGSSNIGVIDVSILVPPSKPTCQLHGDPYIGANVTLSCRSSSGHPVPMYTWIKKATVNLFYFPPVHDAAKGTLTLTNLTSDNTGMYVCTSRNIAGVSECNITMEVKAASRTAIIVGAVVGTIVGLCCLVILALVMIYLYRRATKSVQEETENDIKEDAPAPKTLPWPKGNDSSLAYKNGTLSSMSSNRDHKPYPPKSPSDTTSINTATGSNLGYRPPYVNGRVTTPTPSMSSQSLPTYMAPTNGTYYSTSVPTNRGTLQKTNGVEPQPPRKEITIPSGVTPSNLVRMGAVPVMVPAQSQAGSLV, from the exons AACTCTCCCTGGCGCTGCTGGAAGTTAATGTGGAGCAGAAATCAGTGACAGCGATAGAAGGTCAAAATATTACACTGCCTGTCTGGTATTCAAGCAGCTCCCAAGAAAAACCGTATATCACCTGGTATATACAGCGAGCACAGCAGGAGCAGACCCAG ATCCTGAAGTACATGGACGGTGATATTGATGTTGCGGAAGGTTTTCATGGTCGCCTGAATTTTGTACATAAGATGCCGGCAAGAAACATCTCAATTGTCATTAATAGGACGCAGGCCACAGACTCCGGACAATACCGCTGCTATGTGAATGTGCGCAATGATGCCACTGTGGGCAGCAGTAACATTGGGGTGATCGATGTGTCCATCCTGG TGCCTCCTTCCAAGCCCACATGCCAGTTACATGGAGATCCTTACATTGGTGCCAATGTTACCCTCAGCTGCAGGTCTTCGTCCGGGCATCCTGTGCCCATGTACACCTGGATAAAGAAGGCGACGGTCAATTTGTTTTACTTTCCTCCTGTTCACG ATGCTGCGAAGGGGACGTTAACCTTAACCAATCTGACATCAGACAACACCGGGATGTATGTGTGCACTTCCCGAAACATCGCAGGGGTGTCTGAGTGTAACATCACCATGGAGGTGAAGGCGG CTTCCCGGACAGCGATAATTGTGGGGGCGGTCGTGGGGACAATCGTGGGACTCTGCTGTCTGGTCATCCTGGCGTTGGTGATGATTTACCTGTACAGAAGGGCAACGAAATCCGTGCAAGAAGAAACCGAGAACGACATCAA GGAGGATGCTCCAGCTCCCAAGACTCTGCCCTGGCCTAAGGGCAATGATTCCAGCCTGGCATATAAAAATGGCACCCTATCCTCCATGAGCAGCAACAGGGATCACAAGCCATACCCGCCCAAATCACCATCCGACACCACGTCCATCAACACCGCCACCGGGAGCAACCTGGGCTATAGACCTCCCTATGTCAACGGCAGAGTCACTACCCCcacccccagcatgtccagccagTCACTGCCCACCTACATGGCACCAACTAATGGCACCTACTACAGCACGAGCGTGCCAACAAACCGGGGCACCCTGCAAAAAACCAATGGGGTAGAGCCGCAGCCCCCCAGAAAGGAGATAACCATCCCATCTGGGGTCACCCCATCCAACCTGGTGCGGATGGGGGCAGTACCCGTCATGGTGCCCGCTCAGAGCCAGGCGGGCTCCCTGGTGTAA